One window of the Catenulispora sp. MAP5-51 genome contains the following:
- the rimO gene encoding 30S ribosomal protein S12 methylthiotransferase RimO, whose protein sequence is MSGTVSPATPQASPRRTVALVTLGCARNDVDSEELAGRLAADGWDLVDDPNGADIAVVNTCGFVEAAKKDSIDTLIAAADAKAESASGAGPKAVVAVGCLAERYGQQLAEALPEADAVLGFDDYQDISSRLNSILHGERPVSHVPRDRRTLLPLTPVDRQAAKGGVAVPGHGDAGDTEDAAATAATAAVGTETAAAERPDDPTLSPVAPPTRRVVRRRLDDGPSAPLKLASGCDRRCSFCAIPAFRGSYLSRRPHDILDEARWLAGQGVRELVLVSENSTSYGKDLGDLKLLETLLPELTAIDGVDWLRVSYLQPAEMRPTLIDVMASTEGVVPYFDLSFQHSSPGLLRRMRRFGGTDSFLELLEAIRTRVPHAGVRSNFIVGFPGESAADFEELETFLSQARLDAIGVFGYSDEDGTEAAGYEGKLDEDEIAERVAHLTGLAEELTAQRAEDRIGERIDVLVESVAHDGVAEGRAAFQGPEVDGSVMLVPALEPGAPEVELVPGAIVPAKVVGSEGVDLHAVAITPLSLVG, encoded by the coding sequence ATGTCCGGCACCGTGTCCCCAGCGACTCCTCAGGCATCTCCGCGCCGCACTGTGGCCCTGGTCACGCTGGGCTGCGCCCGTAACGACGTGGACTCCGAGGAGCTGGCCGGCCGGCTCGCGGCCGACGGCTGGGATCTGGTCGACGATCCCAACGGCGCGGACATCGCGGTGGTGAACACCTGCGGGTTCGTCGAGGCCGCCAAGAAGGACTCCATCGACACCCTGATCGCCGCCGCCGACGCGAAGGCCGAGAGTGCTTCGGGGGCCGGCCCCAAGGCCGTCGTCGCCGTCGGCTGTCTGGCCGAGCGCTACGGGCAGCAGCTGGCCGAGGCGCTGCCGGAGGCCGACGCGGTCCTGGGCTTCGACGACTACCAGGACATCAGCTCGCGGTTGAACTCGATCCTGCACGGCGAGCGCCCGGTCTCGCACGTCCCGCGCGACCGGCGCACGCTGCTGCCGCTGACCCCGGTGGACCGGCAGGCCGCCAAGGGCGGCGTCGCGGTGCCGGGCCACGGCGACGCCGGCGACACCGAGGACGCCGCCGCGACCGCCGCGACCGCCGCAGTCGGGACTGAGACCGCTGCCGCCGAGCGCCCCGACGACCCGACCCTGTCCCCGGTCGCCCCGCCGACCCGCCGCGTGGTGCGCCGCCGCCTGGACGACGGCCCCTCGGCCCCGCTGAAGCTGGCCTCCGGCTGCGACCGCCGCTGCTCGTTCTGCGCGATCCCGGCCTTCCGCGGCTCCTACCTGTCCCGCCGCCCGCACGACATCCTCGACGAGGCCCGCTGGCTGGCCGGCCAGGGGGTGCGCGAGCTGGTCCTGGTCTCGGAGAACTCCACCTCCTACGGCAAGGACCTCGGCGACCTGAAGCTGCTGGAGACGCTGCTTCCGGAGCTGACCGCGATCGACGGCGTGGACTGGCTCCGGGTCAGCTACTTGCAGCCGGCCGAGATGCGCCCGACGCTGATCGACGTGATGGCTTCCACCGAGGGCGTCGTGCCCTACTTCGATCTCTCCTTCCAGCACTCGTCCCCCGGGCTGCTGCGCAGGATGCGCCGCTTCGGCGGCACCGACTCGTTCCTGGAGCTGCTGGAGGCCATCCGCACCCGGGTCCCGCACGCCGGGGTCCGCTCCAACTTCATCGTCGGCTTCCCGGGCGAGAGCGCCGCGGACTTCGAGGAGCTGGAGACGTTCCTGTCGCAGGCGCGGCTGGACGCGATCGGCGTGTTCGGATACTCCGACGAGGACGGCACCGAGGCCGCCGGCTACGAGGGCAAGCTCGACGAGGACGAGATCGCCGAGCGCGTGGCGCACCTGACCGGTCTGGCCGAGGAGCTGACCGCGCAGCGTGCCGAGGACCGGATCGGCGAACGTATCGACGTGCTCGTGGAATCCGTGGCGCACGACGGCGTGGCCGAGGGCCGCGCGGCGTTCCAGGGCCCGGAGGTCGACGGCTCGGTCATGCTGGTCCCGGCCCTGGAGCCGGGCGCCCCCGAGGTGGAGCTGGTGCCGGGCGCGATCGTGCCGGCGAAGGTGGTCGGGAGCGAGGGAGTGGATCTGCACGCCGTGGCGATCACTCCCCTAAGCTTGGTCGGGTGA
- the pgsA gene encoding CDP-diacylglycerol--glycerol-3-phosphate 3-phosphatidyltransferase, with protein MKPAPPDPLTQEASPAGLWNMANILTMVRLLLVPVFGYLLAHDHGQSAAWRGMACAVFVVANITDTLDGKVARSRNLVTDFGKIADPIADKALMGTALVILSALGELNWWVTIVILTRELGVTLLRFWVLKYGVIAASQGGKLKTFLQGFAILFYLIPTSAQWWHWVSVVTMAAALVLTVVTGVDYVVRAVRLRLAGVKR; from the coding sequence GTGAAGCCCGCGCCCCCAGACCCGCTGACGCAGGAGGCGTCCCCGGCGGGTCTGTGGAACATGGCCAACATCCTGACGATGGTGCGGCTGCTGCTGGTCCCGGTCTTCGGGTACCTGCTCGCGCACGACCACGGCCAGTCGGCCGCGTGGCGGGGCATGGCCTGCGCGGTGTTCGTGGTCGCCAACATCACCGACACCCTGGACGGCAAGGTCGCCCGGTCCCGCAACCTGGTCACCGACTTCGGCAAGATCGCCGACCCCATCGCCGACAAGGCCCTGATGGGCACCGCGCTGGTGATCCTCAGCGCGCTCGGCGAGCTGAACTGGTGGGTCACGATCGTGATACTGACCCGCGAACTGGGCGTCACGCTGCTGCGGTTCTGGGTGCTGAAGTACGGCGTGATCGCGGCCAGCCAGGGCGGCAAGCTCAAGACCTTCCTGCAGGGCTTCGCGATCCTCTTCTACCTGATCCCGACCTCGGCGCAGTGGTGGCACTGGGTGAGCGTGGTGACGATGGCCGCCGCGCTGGTGCTGACGGTGGTGACCGGGGTGGACTACGTCGTGCGGGCGGTCCGGCTGCGGCTGGCCGGGGTGAAGCGGTGA
- a CDS encoding CinA family protein produces the protein MSADGAADGTAELAARLVADGTAQDFTVAVAESLTGGLLAAAITSVPGASQVFRGSVTAYATDIKASVLGVDADLLAREGAVDAEVARQMAEGVRRLFGATVGLATTGVAGPTQQDGKPVGLVYIGYASAGSEPVAEELRLDGDREAIRAQTVRNALALAFKNG, from the coding sequence GTGAGCGCGGACGGGGCCGCGGACGGGACCGCGGAGCTGGCGGCCAGGCTCGTCGCGGACGGGACCGCGCAGGACTTCACGGTCGCGGTCGCGGAGTCCCTCACCGGAGGGCTGCTGGCGGCGGCGATCACCTCGGTCCCGGGCGCCTCGCAGGTCTTCCGTGGCTCGGTGACCGCCTACGCCACCGACATCAAGGCCTCGGTGCTCGGCGTCGACGCCGACCTGCTGGCCCGCGAGGGCGCCGTGGACGCCGAGGTGGCACGGCAGATGGCGGAGGGCGTGCGGCGCTTGTTCGGGGCCACGGTGGGCCTGGCGACGACCGGGGTGGCCGGTCCGACGCAACAGGACGGCAAGCCGGTGGGACTCGTCTACATCGGGTACGCGAGCGCGGGTTCCGAGCCGGTCGCCGAAGAACTCCGGCTGGACGGCGACCGCGAGGCGATCCGCGCGCAGACCGTGCGGAACGCTCTGGCCCTCGCCTTCAAGAACGGCTGA
- a CDS encoding phosphatase PAP2 family protein encodes MTDAQIAASASGTGEPGTVREEVPAAGPGTGKPAPDRRRALRQPEIRIPLILLGVFLVLWVLVLARPTFLTSFDLWARNHVQDVAHATDGKHRWPLFKGIADLGGGVSVHGVPFQIQVPVVALALVGLNAAAVRRSWRPVLAMTAGYAALLVVLFLKAIGNRPGPSMAGQAMSGGLGYFPSGHTGNTMLGYGTAALILAFVFTGHRARIAIAIAMTLWALAVGFSLVWMDYHWVSDVLGSYALCGAALFGVARVLGFRISRS; translated from the coding sequence ATGACAGATGCGCAGATCGCCGCTTCCGCCTCGGGCACCGGCGAGCCCGGTACCGTCCGGGAAGAAGTCCCGGCCGCCGGACCGGGCACGGGGAAACCGGCCCCGGACCGGCGCCGTGCTCTGCGGCAGCCCGAGATCCGGATCCCGCTGATCCTGCTGGGCGTCTTCCTCGTGCTGTGGGTGCTCGTCCTGGCCCGGCCGACCTTCCTGACCTCGTTCGACCTGTGGGCCCGGAACCACGTCCAGGACGTCGCGCACGCGACGGACGGCAAGCACCGCTGGCCGCTCTTCAAGGGCATCGCCGACCTCGGCGGCGGCGTCTCGGTCCACGGGGTGCCGTTCCAGATCCAGGTGCCCGTGGTCGCGCTGGCGCTGGTCGGCCTCAACGCGGCGGCCGTGCGCCGCAGCTGGCGCCCGGTCCTGGCGATGACGGCCGGCTACGCGGCCCTGCTGGTCGTGCTGTTCCTGAAGGCGATCGGCAACCGTCCCGGCCCTAGCATGGCCGGCCAGGCGATGTCCGGCGGCCTCGGCTACTTCCCGTCCGGCCACACCGGCAACACGATGCTGGGCTACGGGACCGCGGCGCTGATCCTGGCCTTCGTGTTCACCGGGCACCGGGCGCGGATCGCGATCGCCATCGCGATGACGCTTTGGGCGCTGGCCGTGGGCTTCTCGCTGGTGTGGATGGACTACCACTGGGTGTCGGACGTGCTGGGGTCGTACGCGTTGTGCGGCGCCGCGCTCTTCGGCGTGGCGCGGGTGCTCGGGTTCCGGATCAGCCGTTCTTGA
- a CDS encoding SDR family oxidoreductase — MERVTIITGGGRGIGRATALRLARDGHDIAFSYLSDDTAASATAAEVRDLGRRCVAVKMDTTDEGDVERLFDTAIDELGGLTGLVNNAGVTGPLTRLVDADAADIRRVVDVNVVGYLLCCRRAAKEMALRGGGAIVNVSSGAATRGSPGEYVHYAGAKAAVDSITVGLAQELGPEGIRVNSVQAGVTRTRIHADMGDADRAEKRGAMLPLGRPGEPEEIAAAIAWLLSEESSFTTGAVLRVAGGN, encoded by the coding sequence ATGGAACGCGTCACCATCATCACCGGGGGCGGCCGGGGCATCGGCCGGGCCACCGCGCTTCGCCTGGCCCGCGACGGCCACGACATCGCCTTCAGCTATCTCAGCGACGACACCGCGGCGTCGGCGACGGCCGCCGAGGTCCGCGATCTCGGGCGCCGCTGCGTGGCGGTCAAGATGGACACCACCGACGAGGGGGATGTGGAGCGGCTCTTCGACACGGCGATCGATGAACTCGGCGGGCTGACCGGGCTGGTGAACAACGCCGGCGTGACCGGGCCGCTGACCCGGCTCGTCGACGCCGACGCCGCGGACATCCGCCGGGTGGTCGATGTGAACGTGGTCGGTTATCTGCTGTGCTGTCGGCGGGCGGCCAAGGAGATGGCGTTGCGCGGGGGCGGCGCGATCGTGAACGTCTCCTCCGGCGCGGCCACACGCGGCTCGCCGGGCGAATACGTGCACTACGCCGGAGCCAAGGCCGCCGTCGACTCGATCACCGTGGGCTTGGCGCAGGAACTGGGCCCCGAAGGGATCAGGGTGAACTCGGTGCAGGCCGGGGTCACGCGCACCCGCATCCACGCCGACATGGGGGACGCGGACCGCGCCGAGAAGCGCGGCGCGATGCTGCCCCTGGGCCGGCCCGGGGAGCCGGAGGAGATCGCGGCGGCCATCGCCTGGCTGCTGAGCGAGGAGTCGAGTTTCACCACCGGTGCGGTGCTCCGGGTGGCCGGGGGCAATTGA
- a CDS encoding response regulator — MSRILIADDQALLRASLRALVNGYDGCVVVGEAANGAQAVEMAGELRPDLVLMDVRMPVLDGIAATRRITAADPAVRVLILTTFDLDEYVYEGLLAGASGFLLKDSPPADLVKAVEVIRGGEALLTPAATRRLITEFVRGRTAAKRSVAPPDAALDQLTAREREVLALVARGLSNTEIGAELFVSMSTVKTHMSALLAKLGARDRAQLVISAYEGGVVRAG; from the coding sequence ATGAGCCGCATCCTGATCGCCGACGACCAGGCGCTGCTGCGCGCTTCGCTGCGGGCCCTGGTCAACGGCTACGACGGCTGCGTGGTGGTCGGCGAGGCCGCGAACGGCGCGCAGGCCGTGGAAATGGCCGGCGAACTGCGCCCGGACCTGGTCCTGATGGACGTCCGGATGCCGGTCCTGGACGGCATCGCGGCCACCCGTCGGATCACCGCGGCCGACCCGGCCGTCCGGGTCCTGATCCTGACCACCTTCGACCTCGACGAGTACGTCTACGAGGGCCTGCTCGCCGGCGCCAGCGGCTTCCTGCTCAAGGACTCGCCGCCGGCCGATCTGGTCAAGGCGGTCGAGGTGATCCGCGGCGGCGAGGCCCTGCTGACCCCGGCCGCGACCCGCAGGCTGATCACCGAGTTCGTCAGGGGACGCACAGCGGCGAAGCGCTCCGTGGCGCCGCCGGACGCCGCCCTGGACCAGCTGACCGCGCGCGAACGCGAGGTCCTGGCCCTCGTCGCGCGCGGCCTGTCGAACACCGAGATCGGCGCCGAACTCTTCGTCTCGATGTCGACGGTCAAGACCCACATGTCGGCGCTGCTCGCCAAACTCGGGGCCCGCGACCGGGCCCAACTGGTGATCAGCGCCTATGAAGGCGGCGTGGTACGGGCCGGATAG
- a CDS encoding sensor histidine kinase has product MADVAARPVPLAPRIPRMRPWHWVALDTALALMFLLPVGGARPSGPVHQNPWLALLVIAVTLVFPARRRFPMAVCLLLTAATITLATSVPPYDDYGPFAMMFALYTVATTRPGRVTALASAGVLVVAVAILTDLHYPPSVVGLSGVAIGVAPSLTGYLVRQQRQYRSAFAAVRARRIEAEVASRMAEEKLRIARELHDVVAHALSLITVQAGVAVFRQHEAEQMRTTLTAIEETGRTAMGDMRRLLGVLRAAPTPNTDGPTASAPTTSAHETAPEREPVPDLPDIGALIAQAAQAGLRIGLREEGERRAIPAAVGLAVYRIVQESLTNILRHARTGSGSVLLRFEPHEVTVTIANPPPPDGLPPAPVGPPGHGLRGMAERAALFGGTFSAGPADGGGFVVTAGFPA; this is encoded by the coding sequence ATGGCCGATGTCGCGGCACGTCCCGTCCCGCTCGCCCCGCGGATACCTCGGATGCGCCCTTGGCACTGGGTCGCGCTGGACACCGCGCTGGCGCTGATGTTCCTGCTGCCGGTGGGAGGGGCCCGGCCGAGCGGCCCGGTGCACCAGAATCCGTGGTTGGCGCTGCTGGTCATCGCGGTGACGCTGGTCTTCCCGGCCCGCCGCCGCTTCCCGATGGCCGTCTGCCTGCTGCTCACCGCCGCGACCATCACGCTGGCCACGTCCGTGCCGCCCTACGACGACTACGGACCGTTCGCGATGATGTTCGCGCTCTACACCGTCGCGACGACCCGCCCGGGCCGCGTCACCGCGCTGGCCTCCGCCGGGGTGCTGGTGGTGGCGGTGGCGATCTTGACCGACCTGCACTACCCGCCGTCGGTCGTCGGGCTCAGCGGGGTCGCGATCGGCGTCGCGCCGTCCCTGACCGGCTATCTCGTGCGCCAGCAGCGGCAGTACCGCTCGGCCTTCGCCGCCGTGCGCGCCCGCCGGATAGAGGCCGAGGTAGCCTCCAGAATGGCCGAGGAGAAACTGCGCATCGCGCGGGAGCTGCACGACGTCGTGGCGCACGCGCTCAGCCTGATCACCGTGCAGGCCGGGGTGGCGGTGTTCCGCCAGCACGAGGCCGAGCAGATGCGCACCACGTTGACCGCGATCGAGGAGACCGGCCGCACGGCGATGGGTGACATGCGCCGACTGCTCGGCGTCCTGCGCGCCGCGCCGACACCGAACACCGACGGGCCCACGGCGTCTGCCCCCACAACGTCTGCCCACGAAACGGCGCCGGAGCGCGAACCGGTCCCGGACCTGCCCGACATCGGCGCCCTCATCGCCCAGGCGGCACAGGCAGGCCTGCGTATCGGCCTGCGGGAGGAGGGCGAGCGCCGGGCCATCCCGGCCGCCGTCGGCCTGGCGGTGTACCGCATCGTGCAGGAGTCGCTGACCAACATCCTGCGACACGCCCGGACCGGTTCCGGCTCGGTGCTGCTGCGCTTCGAGCCGCACGAGGTGACGGTCACGATCGCCAATCCCCCGCCGCCCGACGGTCTGCCGCCCGCCCCCGTCGGCCCGCCCGGGCATGGCCTGCGCGGCATGGCCGAGCGCGCCGCGCTGTTCGGCGGCACGTTCTCGGCCGGGCCCGCGGACGGCGGCGGATTCGTGGTGACGGCGGGGTTCCCGGCATGA
- a CDS encoding ABC transporter ATP-binding protein has protein sequence MIEIEDLSKRYGDRYAVRDLTFSVRPGRVTGFLGPNGAGKSTTMRAVLGLDLPTSGRIRVDGRPYAALERPLTHVGMLLDAGGVHPGRSARQHLRAVAAAGRLSGRRVDEVLARVGLTDVARHRVGGFSLGMRQRLGIATALLGDPGILMFDEPVNGLDPEGIRWIRDLMKALAAEGRTVFVSSHLMSEMENTADHLVVIGRGRLIADIPARELIERYSGGFLSVRTDDPGRLITVLAAAGAQVTPEGPDTVRVVGLAADVVARLAYGAGVLVLDLARHTTSLEDAYLRLTDAAVEYRGAQS, from the coding sequence ATGATCGAGATCGAGGACCTGAGCAAACGCTACGGCGACAGATACGCGGTGCGCGACCTGACGTTCAGCGTGCGTCCGGGCCGGGTGACCGGGTTCCTGGGGCCGAACGGCGCAGGGAAGTCCACCACCATGCGCGCCGTCCTCGGCCTGGACCTGCCGACGTCCGGCCGGATCCGGGTCGACGGCCGGCCCTACGCCGCGCTGGAGCGGCCGCTGACGCATGTCGGCATGCTGCTCGACGCCGGGGGCGTGCATCCCGGCCGCAGCGCGCGTCAGCATCTGCGGGCCGTGGCCGCGGCGGGAAGGCTTTCCGGGCGGCGGGTGGACGAGGTGCTGGCCCGGGTCGGGCTGACCGACGTGGCCCGGCACCGGGTCGGCGGCTTCAGCCTCGGCATGCGGCAGCGGCTGGGGATCGCGACCGCACTGCTCGGCGATCCCGGGATTCTGATGTTCGACGAGCCGGTCAACGGCCTCGATCCGGAGGGCATCCGCTGGATCAGGGATCTGATGAAGGCGTTGGCGGCCGAGGGGCGCACGGTGTTCGTCTCCAGCCACCTGATGAGCGAGATGGAGAACACCGCCGACCACTTGGTGGTGATCGGGCGCGGCCGGCTGATCGCCGACATCCCGGCCCGCGAATTGATCGAGCGGTACAGCGGCGGGTTCCTGAGCGTGCGCACCGATGATCCCGGCCGGCTGATCACGGTGCTGGCGGCGGCCGGGGCGCAGGTCACGCCCGAGGGCCCGGACACGGTGCGGGTGGTCGGGTTGGCCGCGGACGTCGTGGCCCGGCTGGCGTACGGAGCCGGGGTGTTGGTGCTCGACCTGGCGCGGCATACGACGTCGTTGGAGGACGCCTATCTGCGGCTGACCGATGCCGCGGTCGAATACCGGGGGGCGCAGTCATGA
- a CDS encoding MFS transporter, producing MTTPADGGTTKSQAAQQAAEDARYGPRVAHEWMILGVVSLAQLMVVLDVTVVTIALPSAQQDLGFSNASRQWIVTAYALAFGSLLLVGGRFADLFGRRTALIGGLVGFGLASALAGIAPNVGVLIGGRALQGMFGALLAPAALSALTTTFTRPAERNRAFAVYGAVAGAGGAIGLLLGGLLTEYLNWRWTLFINLLVAAIALLGALAYVPNHRPENRPSLDLPGTAYACTGLFLLVFGFSRAEAKGWSSPQSWVSLIIGGVLLVVFVWWQRRAAHPLLPLRVPGERNRGASYLGMFVTGAGIFGVFLFLTYYMQQILTYSPVRTGLAFLPMVAMLMISAQIATISLLPKVGPRPVVPLGMLLGGIGMLWLTRLDLTSTYPAHVLPPLLVLGFGLGLIFAPAMAMATYGVRADDAGVASAMVNTCQQVGGSIGVALLSTLAASAATDYAKGKTPSSLVTAQANLHSYATAYRWSAAFFFVGTVICFLLYRWGAPKGDPEEQNAAVPM from the coding sequence ATGACAACTCCGGCGGACGGCGGCACCACCAAGTCCCAAGCCGCACAGCAAGCCGCGGAGGACGCCCGGTACGGCCCGCGTGTGGCTCACGAGTGGATGATCCTGGGCGTGGTGAGCCTGGCGCAGCTGATGGTGGTGCTGGACGTGACCGTCGTGACCATCGCCCTGCCGTCCGCGCAGCAGGATCTGGGCTTCAGCAACGCCTCGCGGCAGTGGATCGTCACCGCCTACGCCCTGGCCTTCGGCTCGTTGCTGCTCGTCGGCGGCCGTTTCGCCGACCTGTTCGGGCGGCGGACGGCGCTGATCGGCGGGCTGGTCGGGTTCGGGCTGGCCTCGGCGCTGGCCGGGATCGCGCCGAACGTCGGGGTGCTGATCGGCGGCCGGGCGCTGCAGGGGATGTTCGGCGCGCTGCTCGCGCCGGCCGCGCTGAGCGCGCTGACCACCACCTTCACCCGTCCGGCGGAGCGGAACCGGGCGTTCGCCGTGTACGGGGCGGTCGCCGGCGCCGGCGGCGCCATCGGGCTGCTGCTCGGCGGGCTGCTCACCGAGTACCTGAACTGGCGCTGGACGCTGTTCATCAACCTGCTCGTCGCCGCTATCGCCCTGCTCGGCGCGCTGGCCTACGTGCCGAACCACCGGCCCGAGAACCGCCCGTCCCTGGACCTGCCGGGCACTGCCTACGCCTGTACCGGGTTGTTCCTGCTGGTCTTCGGCTTCTCGCGGGCGGAGGCGAAGGGCTGGAGCTCGCCGCAGTCCTGGGTCAGCCTGATCATCGGCGGTGTGCTGCTCGTCGTCTTCGTCTGGTGGCAGAGACGGGCCGCGCACCCGCTGCTGCCGCTGCGGGTGCCGGGTGAGCGCAACCGCGGCGCGTCCTACCTCGGCATGTTCGTCACCGGCGCCGGGATCTTCGGCGTCTTCCTGTTCCTGACCTACTACATGCAGCAGATCCTCACCTACTCGCCGGTCAGGACCGGGCTGGCCTTCCTGCCGATGGTCGCCATGCTGATGATCTCCGCACAGATCGCGACGATCAGCCTGCTGCCGAAGGTGGGCCCCCGACCCGTGGTGCCGCTGGGCATGCTGCTCGGCGGGATCGGCATGCTGTGGCTGACCCGGCTGGACCTGACCAGCACCTACCCCGCGCATGTCCTGCCGCCGCTGCTGGTCCTCGGCTTCGGCCTGGGCCTGATCTTCGCCCCGGCGATGGCCATGGCCACCTACGGCGTGCGCGCCGACGACGCCGGCGTCGCCTCCGCGATGGTCAACACCTGTCAGCAGGTGGGCGGCTCCATCGGCGTCGCCCTGCTGTCCACCCTGGCGGCCAGCGCCGCGACGGACTACGCCAAGGGCAAGACCCCCTCGTCGCTGGTCACCGCGCAGGCCAACCTGCACAGCTACGCCACCGCCTACCGCTGGTCCGCCGCGTTCTTCTTCGTCGGCACGGTGATCTGCTTCCTGCTCTACCGATGGGGCGCGCCGAAGGGGGACCCGGAAGAACAAAACGCCGCCGTCCCCATGTGA
- a CDS encoding class F sortase, with the protein MIGDPATLERPAIAAPGSPAPESHLEVGVQGQARARVPSPPKPAGVPAEVEVRHPGRALAVASVAALVVGSGFLIRALTLADPVPPPVPPAWAGRVVGAVGHRAAPLGYARPTRVTIARVGIHADVLALGPTRDGGVGVPPVKEPLTAAWYDRGPAPGQAGPAVITGHVDSRFAPGHRAAFYELGAVRPGDDVDVTRADQRVAVFRVDSVALVPKAGFPTREVYGPTGYAALRLITCGGRYDRRTGYADNVIVYAHLVGSR; encoded by the coding sequence GTGATCGGCGACCCCGCCACCCTCGAGCGCCCGGCCATCGCCGCACCCGGGTCGCCCGCGCCCGAGTCCCATCTCGAAGTCGGCGTCCAGGGCCAAGCCCGCGCCCGCGTTCCCTCCCCGCCGAAGCCGGCCGGCGTTCCCGCCGAGGTCGAGGTGCGCCATCCCGGCCGGGCGCTCGCCGTCGCCTCCGTGGCGGCCCTGGTCGTCGGCTCGGGGTTTCTCATCCGGGCCCTGACCCTCGCCGATCCCGTGCCGCCGCCGGTGCCGCCGGCGTGGGCGGGGCGGGTCGTCGGCGCGGTGGGGCATCGGGCCGCTCCGCTGGGGTATGCGCGGCCGACGCGCGTCACCATCGCGCGGGTCGGCATCCACGCCGATGTGCTCGCGCTCGGGCCGACCCGGGACGGCGGGGTCGGGGTGCCGCCGGTCAAGGAGCCGTTGACGGCCGCCTGGTACGACCGGGGTCCGGCGCCCGGGCAGGCCGGGCCCGCGGTCATCACCGGCCATGTCGATTCGCGGTTCGCGCCCGGGCACCGTGCCGCCTTCTACGAGCTCGGCGCGGTGCGTCCCGGGGACGATGTCGACGTCACGCGCGCCGACCAGCGGGTCGCGGTCTTCCGCGTCGACTCGGTCGCGCTGGTCCCGAAGGCCGGCTTCCCCACGCGTGAGGTCTACGGCCCCACCGGCTACGCCGCCCTGCGCCTCATCACCTGCGGCGGCCGCTACGACCGGCGGACCGGGTACGCCGACAACGTCATCGTCTACGCGCACCTCGTCGGTTCCCGCTGA
- the gabT gene encoding 4-aminobutyrate--2-oxoglutarate transaminase: MTQLKQERRLVTEIPGPKSLALFERRNKVVARGISTTLPVFVTDADGAVLLDADGNQLLDFGSGIAVTSVGHADTNVVRRASEQLAKFTHTCFMVTPYESYVAVCEALDELTPGDHEKRSALFNSGAEAVENAVKIARAYTKRQAVVVFDHGYHGRTNLTMALTAKVAPYKDGFGPFAPEVYRVPMAYPYRWPTGPDNAAAEALEQTKTLIEKQVGAHNVAAVLIEPIQGEGGFIVPPEGFLPGLAAWCQEKGIVFIADEIQSGFCRTGDWFAVDHEGVVPDLITTAKGIAGGLPLAAVTGRAEIMDAAGPGGLGGTYGGNPVACEGALGAIETMKEQDLAGKARKIEALMKDRLAKLAATDPRIGEVRGRGAMIAVELVKPGTKEPDAALAAAVAKKCHSAGVVILTCGTFGNVLRFLPSLVMSEALLDEGLTVIEGAFAAV; this comes from the coding sequence ATGACCCAGCTCAAGCAGGAACGGCGTCTCGTCACCGAGATCCCCGGCCCGAAGTCCCTCGCGCTGTTCGAGCGGCGCAACAAGGTGGTCGCGCGCGGCATCTCCACGACGCTGCCGGTGTTCGTCACCGACGCCGACGGCGCGGTGCTGCTGGACGCCGACGGGAACCAGCTGCTCGACTTCGGCTCCGGGATCGCGGTGACCTCGGTCGGGCACGCCGACACCAACGTCGTGCGCAGGGCCTCCGAGCAGCTGGCGAAGTTCACCCACACCTGTTTCATGGTCACCCCCTACGAGTCCTATGTCGCGGTCTGCGAGGCCCTGGACGAGCTCACCCCGGGCGACCACGAGAAGCGCTCGGCGCTGTTCAACTCCGGCGCCGAGGCCGTGGAGAACGCGGTCAAGATCGCCCGGGCGTACACCAAGCGCCAGGCGGTCGTGGTCTTCGACCACGGCTACCACGGCCGCACCAACCTGACGATGGCGCTGACCGCCAAGGTCGCCCCGTACAAGGACGGCTTCGGCCCGTTCGCCCCCGAGGTATACCGCGTCCCGATGGCCTACCCGTACCGCTGGCCCACCGGCCCGGACAACGCCGCGGCCGAGGCCCTGGAGCAGACCAAGACGCTGATCGAGAAGCAGGTCGGCGCGCACAACGTGGCCGCCGTCCTGATCGAGCCGATCCAGGGCGAGGGCGGCTTCATCGTCCCGCCGGAGGGCTTCCTGCCGGGCCTGGCCGCCTGGTGTCAGGAGAAGGGCATCGTCTTCATCGCCGACGAGATCCAGTCCGGCTTCTGCCGCACCGGCGACTGGTTCGCGGTCGACCACGAGGGCGTGGTCCCGGACCTGATCACCACCGCCAAGGGCATCGCCGGCGGCCTGCCGCTGGCCGCCGTCACCGGCCGCGCCGAGATCATGGACGCCGCCGGCCCCGGGGGCCTGGGCGGCACCTACGGCGGCAACCCGGTGGCCTGCGAGGGCGCCCTCGGCGCCATCGAGACCATGAAGGAGCAGGACCTGGCGGGCAAGGCGCGCAAGATCGAGGCGCTGATGAAGGACCGCCTGGCCAAGCTGGCCGCCACCGACCCGCGCATCGGCGAGGTCCGCGGCCGCGGCGCGATGATCGCCGTCGAGCTGGTCAAGCCGGGCACCAAGGAGCCGGACGCGGCCCTGGCCGCCGCGGTGGCGAAGAAGTGCCACAGCGCCGGCGTCGTGATCCTGACCTGCGGCACCTTCGGCAACGTCCTGCGCTTCCTGCCCTCGCTGGTGATGAGCGAGGCGCTGCTGGACGAGGGCCTGACCGTGATCGAGGGGGCCTTCGCCGCGGTCTGA